One Ciconia boyciana chromosome 9, ASM3463844v1, whole genome shotgun sequence genomic window carries:
- the CDC23 gene encoding cell division cycle protein 23 homolog has product MAAAAVAAGLGGSDFSDLREIKKQLLSVAERSRERGLQHSGKWASELAFALDPLPLSELPPPPALTEEDARDLDAYTLAKSYFDLKEYDRAAYFLRGCKSQKAYFLYMYSRYLSGEKKKDDETVDSLGPLEKGQVKNEALRELRVELSKKHKARELDGFGLYLYGVVLRKLDLVKEAIDVFVEAAHVLPLHWGAWLELCNLITDKEMLKFLSLPDTWMKEFFLAHIYTELQLIEEALQKYQSLIDAGFSKSTYIISQIAVAYHNIRDIDKALSIFNELRKQDPYRIENMDTFSNLLYVRSMKPELSYLAHNLCEIDKYRVETCCVIGNYYSLRSQHEKAALYFQRALKLNPRYLGAWTLMGHEYMEMKNTSAAIQAYRHAIEVNKRDYRAWYGLGQTYEILKMPFYCLYYYRRAHQLRPNDSRMLVALGECYEKLNQLVEAKKCYWRAYAVGDVEKMALVKLAKLHEQLNESEQAAQCYIKYIQDIYSCGEIVEHLEVSTAFRYLAQYYFKCKLWDEASACAQKCCAFNDTREEGKALLRQILQLRNQGETSSTDIAAPFFLPASLSANNTPTRRVSPLNLSSVTP; this is encoded by the exons ATGGCGGccgcggcggtggcggcggggctggggggcagcgacTTCTCGGACCTGCGGGAGATCaagaagcagctgctgagcGTGGCGGAGCGCAGCCGCGAGCGCGGCCTGCAGCACAGCGGGAAGTG GGCCTCCGAGCTGGCCTTTGCTTTGGACCCGCTGCCGCTGAGCGAGCTGCCGCCGCCCCCTGCGCTCACGGAG GAGGATGCTCGTGATCTGGATGCCTATACGTTAGCCAAGTCCTACTTTGATCTAAAGGAATATGACAGGGCTGCCTATTTTCTACGAGGCTGCAAGAGTCAGAAAGCTTACTTCTTGTATATGTACTCTAGATACCTG tcaggggaaaagaagaaggatgATGAGACAGTGGATAGTTTGG GACCTCTGGAAAAAGGACAGGTGAAGAATGAAGCTCTACGAGAATTGAGAGTTGAGCTCAGCAAGAAACACAAGGCACGGGAACTGGATGGATTTGGCCTTTATCT GTATGGTGTCGTGCTGCGGAAGCTGGACCTGGTGAAAGAAGCAATAGATGTGTTCGTTGAAGCTGCCCATGTCTTACCTTTGCACTGGGGAGCCTGGCTGGAACTTTGCAACTTGATTACAGATAAAGAGATG TTGAAGTTCCTGTCCTTGCCAGATACATGGATGAAAGAGTTCTTTCTTGCACACATTTATACAGAGCTGCAGCTGATAGAGGAGGCTCTGCAGAAGTATCAGAGTCTCATTGATGCAGGATTTTCCAAAAGCACTTACATCATCTCTCAGATTGCGGTTGCCTACCACAATATCCGAG ATATTGACAAAGCTTTATCCATCTTTAACGAGCTAAGGAAACAAGATCCTTACAGGATAGAAAACATGGACACTTTCTCCAACTTGCTATATGTAAGG AGCATGAAGCCCGAGTTGAGCTACCTGGCTCACAATCTCTGTGAGATAGACAAGTATCGTGTTGAGACCTGCTGTGTAATTG GGAATTATTATAGCTTGCGTTCCCAGCATGAAAAAGCAGCACTCTATTTCCAGAGGGCCTTGAAACTGAATCCTCGTTACCTGGGAGCCTGGACACTCATGGGACATGAGTACATGGAAATGAAGAACACATCTGCAGCTATCCAGGCTTATAG ACATGCAATAGAGGTGAACAAAAGGGACTACAGAGCATGGTATGGCTTGGGGCAAACCTATGAAATCCTCAAAATGCCATTTTACTGTCTCTATTACTACCGACGGGCCCACCAGCTCAG ACCAAATGATTCTCGTATGCTGGTTGCTCTAGGAGAATGCTATGAGAAACTCAATCAATTGGTGGAAGCTAAAAAG TGCTACTGGAGAGCTTATGCTGTGGGAGATGTGGAGAAAATGGCACTGGTGAAACTAGCAAA gCTGCACGAACAGCTGAATGAATCTGAACAGGCAGCTCAGTGCTATATCAAATACATCCAGGATATCTATTCCTGTGGG GAGATAGTGGAGCACCTGGAGGTCAGCACTGCCTTCCGTTACCTGGCCCAATACTACTTCAAGTGTAAGCTCTGGGATGAAGCCTCAGCATGTGCTCAGAAATGCTGTGCATTCAATGAT actagagaagaaggaaaggccCTGCTGCGGCAGATCTTACAGCTTCGCAATCAAGGAGAAACCTCATCCACAGATATTGCTgctccctttttcctccctgcgTCATTGTCAGCCAACAACACTCCCACACGTCGTGTCTCCCCACTCAATCTGTCTTCTGTAACACCATGA